A genomic stretch from Pochonia chlamydosporia 170 chromosome 4, whole genome shotgun sequence includes:
- a CDS encoding heterokaryon incompatibility protein (HET) domain-containing protein translates to MLNGQHIRVSATVNEAILRLQSILDQDVQYLWIDQICINQADIQERGHQVSLMAEIYSKADSVYVWLGEDQDGLVGRLEHIISTYVPNGPKAHTCISKSDCADMLKLCAGYVRTDLTRALDEGSQQNSATFAPSDMLVVLELLRRPWFRRAWVVQEVAVAQTATILIGSHAFSLTDIDYLVSLTALAEREADEIPCPGTQFRQSKGFQCFHQMVHQRERYHDPGADGHIFAFLCRVAGLCEATDGRDMVYAFQGIYQRSQSLLIEPDYSLPVEVVFMKLAKALVAESHALDIFAAVNGPGSSSTRHDENFDSMSISSSTDSFTEFSDPRDSQHESTLFPSWTPDWRFPLDHVPLYTGQRSPRFCASGPFAHRTVSDDQMDCLTARGKIIAHIDALHFLAKPRRPGDGILTLQQQLPLDMLLSTLRKQRAKTSPLVTLERILRVIVADGSDRGEFSSKIEASTRRLSDRRISELVLAWEMTAFPIQNENTVERIHEDARVLEQHCRVSHGRWLFSTQGAEALGLAPLRTLRGDVVAIVHGSRTPVVLRQVADSRYCVVGQCYLERAMYGQAVTWEEEQADLFVLV, encoded by the coding sequence ATGCTTAATGGTCAACATATCCGAGTGTCTGCCACCGTCAACGAAGCAATTCTACGGCTCCAATCAATTCTCGATCAGGACGTTCAGTACCTATGGATTGACCAAATATGCATCAACCAAGCCGATATACAGGAGCGTGGTCATCAAGTCTCGCTAATGGCTGAAATATACTCCAAAGCAGATTCTGTTTATGTATGGCTAGGTGAGGATCAGGACGGCCTCGTGGGGAGACTTGAACACATCATCAGCACCTACGTACCCAATGGTCCCAAGGCGCACACTTGTATTTCGAAATCCGACTGCGCTGATATGTTGAAACTTTGCGCTGGTTATGTGAGAACCGACTTGACACGAGCTCTTGACGAGGGATCGCAGCAAAACTCGGCAACTTTTGCACCCTCCGACATGCTGGTAGTCCTCGAACTTCTCCGGCGTCCCTGGTTTAGACGAGCGTGGGTTGTCCAAGAAGTTGCCGTGGCTCAAACAGCCACCATTCTCATCGGCTCGCATGCTTTTTCGCTCACCGATATCGACTACCTAGTCAGCTTGACAGCGCTGGCAGAGCGAGAAGCAGACGAAATCCCCTGTCCCGGCACGCAGTTTCGACAGTCGAAAGGATTCCAATGCTTCCATCAAATGGTTCACCAGCGTGAACGGTATCACGATCCGGGGGCTGACGGACATATATTCGCGTTTCTCTGTCGGGTTGCGGGCTTGTGCGAGGCCACCGACGGCCGGGATATGGTCTACGCCTTTCAAGGGATTTACCAGAGGAGCCAGTCCCTTCTGATAGAGCCAGATTACTCCCTCCCGGTAGAAGTTGTCTTTATGAAGCTAGCAAAGGCTCTCGTTGCCGAGTCCCATGCTCTTGACATCTTCGCAGCCGTCAACGGTCCGGGCTCCTCCAGCACCCGTCACGACGAGAATTTCGACAGTATGAGTATCTCTAGTAGCACAGATTCTTTTACAGAATTTAGCGACCCAAGAGACTCTCAGCATGAGTCCACGTTATTCCCTTCCTGGACCCCAGACTGGCGGTTTCCGTTGGACCACGTACCACTGTACACAGGGCAGCGCTCGCCCAGATTTTGCGCATCAGGGCCTTTTGCTCACCGCACCGTCTCAGACGATCAGATGGATTGTCTTACGGCACGAGGCAAAATCATAGCGCATATCGACGCACTCCATTTCCTTGCCAAACCCCGACGTCCAGGTGACGGTATATTGACTCTCCAACAGCAACTCCCCCTGGACATGCTACTTTCTACCCTGCGAAAGCAGCGCGCAAAGACATCTCCACTCGTAACACTAGAGAGAATCCTGCGGGTGATTGTTGCTGACGGTTCAGACCGAGGGGAGTTTTCATCGAAAATAGAAGCTTCAACGAGACGACTCAGCGACAGACGCATCTCTGAGCTTGTTCTTGCCTGGGAGATGACTGCCTTTCCGATACAAAACGAAAACACGGTGGAACGCATTCACGAAGACGCCAGAGTCCTAGAGCAACACTGCAGAGTCTCTCATGGACGTTGGCTGTTTTCTACGCAAGGCGCAGAAGCACTGGGGTTAGCACCGTTGCGTACTTTGCGGGGCGATGTAGTTGCTATTGTACACGGTTCCAGGACTCCCGTTGTTCTGAGACAAGTGGCCGATAGTAGGTATTGTGTGGTTGGACAATGCTATTTGGAGAGAGCAATGTACGGACAGGCTGTAActtgggaggaggagcaggctGACTTGTTTGTTCTGGTATGA
- a CDS encoding cytochrome P450 (similar to Glarea lozoyensis ATCC 20868 XP_008081801.1) → MSSNVWLGADLAYGRNLHPLETAETSDFTETLRGTSFAGTLVQLSKKLPNIAIAAPLRTTEMAFQMFGAGFEPVQLIFHAVFFFLLKYLRTLAILRREIRDSFQSYDELTPEALAQLKYLQAFIHETLCMHLAVPTGMPRLSPGATVGGEYVPRGPGPRQCTGREITWSQTRLFLGEVLWTFDLEPVSGHEKSFDEDFSVHAMWNRPDLYVRLTPAKEQHSPAENEVSEPQGNKMEDICDV, encoded by the exons atgtcatccaatgtctggttgggtGCTGATCTCGCCTACGGGCGAAATTTGCACCCTTTAGAGACTG CTGAAACATCCGATTTCACTGAGACGCTTCGGGGAACGAGTTTCGCCGGTACCTTGGTCCAGCTCTCGAAGAAGCTTCCCAACATCGCAATAGCAGCACCACTTCGTACCACGGAAA TGGCGTTCCAAATGTTTGGCGCCGGATTCGAGCCCGTGCAACTCATCTTCCACGCTGTCTTCTTTTTCCTGCTAAAGTACCTGAGGACACTTGCCATCCTGAGAAGGGAAATTCGGGATTCTTTTCAGAGCTACGACGAGCTCACACCAGAGGCACTGGCCCAGCTGAAATATCTTCAAGCCTTTATCCACGAGACACTTTGTATGCATCTGGCTGTGCCGACTGGCATGCCGCGACTTAGCCCTGGTGCAACAGTTGGTGGAGAATACGTTCCCAGAGGG CCTGGGCCGAGGCAATGCACAGGCAGGGAGATTACCTGGTCACAAACTCGATTATTCCTGGGCGAGGTTCTTTGGACTTTTGATTTGGAACCAGTTTCTGGGCACGAAAAGTCGTTTGACGAAGACTTTAGTGTTCATGCTATGTGGAATCGGCCAGATTTGTACGTGAGGCTTACTCCTGCCAAGGAGCAGCATTCTCCGGCGGAAAATGAAGTCTCTGAGCCACAAGGCAACAAAATGGAAGACATCTGTGATGTTTGA
- a CDS encoding jumonji domain-containing 2D (similar to Metarhizium acridum CQMa 102 XP_007813763.1) yields the protein MDTVGDRSSVLTSLVMGPTTNELRGDDDGRVSVAFATGDAHRYVASVEEVGMAGVDGLGVQGTDAREETDELVSGGPTSEQEPTDEVAGVVPEPMSLQTTDFVPQPPLLIEDEVRPADEDSANRLETAPRDDIIIEETGPLQKPPNAEDTISANEDIAASIQRTPPIAGDDRHTEEDSTTVTPTVLSNDETQTAPLSPEPHITPKAGDTGHQTTQPRELNNDGLAIKYDYDYVEGHRILRFKPTTEQWDDFPAVLAYARSLGAEGDGCFKVIIPDDLQDAPPEKPAQSLPANAYKVKLIRRTTFWQVSTVPSEGVFASSQEPGSEFSDSVDVALKHLKHLFRKHQNRQLRNIRYRVDVPAWTKTQRRLAGVPERSPIYPLKGDKLDHTKAVIPGIHTPYVYESSSSFGATFQIHAEDFRLASLNHLYKGRKIWIVIPATDVDVAERALGRGSSCSQFMRHRAEFFFPDKLEKLGIPYRIVDQRPGETIVILPDAYHEGFSCGYTIAEAKNYADPAWTTDSYQPCQASCRLATAIPAAFMRPLGEGEQRLDLCAAYGDGLSIPVPAEAPKKRDHEEVDAHGVATNGVEEQEAKRVRVYE from the coding sequence ATGGACACTGTTGGGGATCGGAGCAGTGTTTTGACATCGCTGGTGATGGGGCCGACGACGAACGAGCTgcgtggtgatgatgatggtcgGGTTTCTGTGGCGTTTGCGACTGGAGATGCGCATCGATATGTGGCTTctgttgaggaagttggcatggctggtgttgatggtctgGGTGTACAGGGCACTGATGCTCGAGAAGAGACGGATGAGTTGGTGTCAGGTGGGCCGACGAGTGAACAGGAGCCGACTGATGAGGTTGCTGGGGTGGTGCCAGAGCCGATGAGCCTTCAAACGACTGATTTCGTTCCGCAGCCGCCTCTGTTAATAGAAGATGAGGTTAGGCCGGCCGATGAAGACAGTGCCAACAGACTCGAAACGGCACCCAGAGACGACATAATCATCGAAGAGACCGGACCTCTTCAAAAACCACCGAACGCCGAAGATACCATAAGCGCCAACGAGGATATAGCAGCATCTATTCAAAGAACACCACCCATCGCCGGCGATGATAGACACACCGAGGAAGACAGTACAACGGTTACTCCGACTGTGTTGAGCAACGACGAAACACAAACTGCACCCTTATCACCAGAGCCACACATAACACCCAAAGCTGGTGACACGGGACATCAAACAACACAGCCCAGGGAGCTCAACAATGACGGACTAGCCATCAAATACGATTATGACTACGTCGAGGGCCATCGTATTCTGCGTTTCAAACCTACCACAGAGCAGTGGGATGACTTCCCCGCCGTTTTGGCCTATGCCAGAAGTCTTGGTGCCGAGGGGGATGGCTGCTTCAAGGTCATTATCCCGGATGACTTACAGGATGCGCCACCGGAGAAGCCTGCACAGAGTCTACCGGCCAACGCATACAAGGTCAAGTTGATAAGACGGACGACTTTCTGGCAAGTAAGCACGGTGCCGTCAGAAGGTGTTTTCGCATCATCCCAAGAACCCGGCTCCGAATTCTCCGATTCAGTGGATGTCGCCCTCAAGCATCTGAAGCACCTCTTCAGAAAACATCAAAATAGGCAACTGCGCAACATTCGATACCGAGTCGACGTGCCCGCCTGGACTAAAACCCAAAGACGCCTTGCCGGCGTTCCGGAGAGAAGCCCAATCTACCCCCTAAAAGGCGACAAGCTCGACCACACCAAAGCCGTCATTCCCGGCATACACACCCCCTACGTATAtgaatcatcatcatccttTGGGGCGACATTTCAAATCCACGCCGAAGACTTTCGCCTCGCATCACTAAACCACCTCTATAAAGGACGAAAGATCTGGATCGTCATCCCCGCCACAGATGTCGATGTAGCAGAGCGAGCTTTGGGCCGAGGCTCGAGCTGTTCGCAATTCATGCGCCACCGAGCTGAATTCTTCTTCCCCGATAAGCTTGAAAAGCTCGGCATACCATACAGGATCGTCGATCAACGTCCCGGCGAGACAATCGTCATTCTCCCCGACGCATATCACGAAGGCTTCAGCTGCGGATACACCATTGCCGAGGCGAAGAACTACGCTGATCCCGCGTGGACGACGGACTCGTACCAGCCGTGCCAAGCGAGCTGTAGATTAGCCACGGCCATCCCTGCGGCATTTATGCGCCCTCTTGGTGAGGGCGAGCAGCGTCTCGATTTATGCGCTGCGTATGGCGATGGCTTATCGATTCCTGTGCCTGCCGAAGCGCCAAAGAAGCGGGATCATGAAGAGGTGGATGCTCATGGAGTAGCGACAAATGGGGTTGAGGAACAGGAGGCTAAGCGGGTGAGGGTGTATGAATAG
- a CDS encoding SpaA (similar to Verticillium alfalfae VaMs.102 XP_003005839.1), whose protein sequence is MSPVGRNAPLSPISVGGSEWSLSKYPSREEGGPYSHSRGNLASPPNSGGSNGTMSMNGFPSAPRSTGGPSPPPSVGRSSTGTNLFSGGSDGGRNSTRGAELDESVLGEHYMALRAFLNARDNNARQQPNKARDKLLRLSPVQFYELSTDVFDELMRRQAMARAGGPNAPNGPPQYLLAEKTFHPKRNQARQRLSSLGPPRFRDLAADVYHELERRFPSFVGRDIPRGGSSMSMRGGPMNRNGPPPNGMYPPRGQSRMRRPSDASSIRGAPAAPDLYGIPPSPSLPNGDYGRPMQKQLNQNNTIVPNKSTMLEEDDDGGATSEADKKLMDDYQAQIRELQDKLADMEDSMKKKEDEMNVALDSERSRATATNLEKKEWGDLRLDLENKLAEAQDLNKSMKSELERMRAEQEHQTSVKSDSVVQRENDELRESLRQQEQVTEDVRREAQEFLQEMRVLSQQSAATYDKQLELEKTIEELEREVRDWRNRYARSKTQQGGMRASMHGVPLEYDAGKHIREKGFMEDNGAIKDVHVTKFQISIDELLRTARNETPDKVVDSMKRVVVSVRRITKDLDESTPQEDDLIQKQGKLKARVSSTANGLITASKNFAAGAGLSPVSLLDAAASNLTAAIVELLRVAKIRPSPPGELEDDDDGTITPVDSASFFSPRSTTQASTQGSLPPPPPFQGLGGAGARASAESSAYSPISSPRESVDPYPTNGLNGMMMNGGGYAGFDRGPNGYHDSRADDLKVYLDDQTALLVSDIQNLVSCVRSDADIRQITTEILSINAIVGKILGETQTQGYGNMVTRLEAARDRLMEANETGRGLAQPGNGDQDERSWRMWTQTLPPIAFEIARETKELVQRISGLTSSRGADEFS, encoded by the exons ATGAGCCCTGTTGGCCGCAATGCGCCGCTATCTCCTATATCTGTAGGCGGAAGCGAGTGGTCATTATCCAAGTATCCTTCTCGCGAAGAAGGCGGTCCTTATTCCCACAGTCGTGGTAACCTGGCGTCGCCCCCTAACTCGGGAGGCTCCAACGGCACCATGAGTATGAATGGCTTCCCCTCTGCACCGCGAAGCACAGGAGGTCCCTCGCCACCGCCGTCAGTTGGTCGATCGAGCACCGGTACAAACCTCTTCTCTGGAGGTAGCGATGGCGGCCGCAATAGCACACGAGGAGCTGAACTGGATGAGTCGGTATTGGGCGAGCATTATATGGCCCTGAGGGCCTTCCTCAACGCCAGAGACAACAACGCACGACAACAACCGAACAAGGCACGCGATAAACTACTACGGTTATCACCGGTACAATTTTACGAACTTAGCACAGATGTATTTGACGAGTTGATGCGGCGCCAGGCAATGGCCAGGGCCGGCGGCCCTAATGCGCCCAACGGCCCTCCTCAGTACCTTTTGGCAGAAAAGACGTTCCATCCCAAGAGAAACCAGGCACGCCAAAGACTCTCATCCTTGGGCCCGCCACGATTCCGAGATCTTGCAGCTGATGTTTACCACGAGCTGGAGAGACGTTTCCCATCCTTTGTCGGGCGAGACATTCCCCGAGGAGGTAGCTCCATGTCGATGCGTGGTGGCCCGATGAATCGAAATGGGCCCCCTCCCAATGGCATGTATCCTCCTAGAGGCCAAAGCCGTATGCGAAGGCCTTCAGATGCTAGTTCAATTCGTGGAGCGCCTGCGGCTCCAGATCTGTATGGAATCCCACCGTCTCCAAGCTTACCCAACGGCGATTATGGACGACCGATGCAAAAGCAACTTAATCAAAACAACACAATAGTTCCAAACAAGAGCACCAtgctggaggaagacgatgacggcgGGGCAACATCTGAA GCGGATAAGAAGCTTATGGATGACTATCAAGCCCAGATACGAGAACTCCAAGATAAATTggccgacatggaggattctatgaagaaaaaggaagaCGAGATGAACGTTGCACTTGATAGCGAACGCTCACGAGCCACGGCAACAAacttggagaagaaagagtGGGGAGACCTCAGACTGGATCTCGAGAACAAACTTGCAGAGGCGCAGGATTTGAATAAGTCAATGAAGTCGGAATTGGAGCGCATGCGAGCCGAACAGGAGCACCAGACGTCTGTTAAATCAGATTCTGTGGTACAGCGAGAAAACGACGAGCTGCGAGAATCACTACGGCAGCAGGAGCAAGTAACCGAGGACGTTCGCCGGGAAGCACAAGAGTTCCTGCAAGAGATGAGAGTGCTTTCGCAGCAAAGTGCGGCAACATATGAcaagcagctggagctggaaaAGACAATCGAGGAATTAGAACGCGAGGTACGAGACTGGCGAAATCGATACGCCCGCTCCAAGACCCAGCAGGGCGGTATGCGGGCTTCAATGCACGGCGTACCCCTAGAATACGATGCTGGTAAACATATAAGGGAGAAGGGGTTCATGGAGGATAACGGCGCCATTAAAGATGTCCATGTGACTAAATTCCAGATCTCCATTGACGAGCTGCTACGGACTGCACGCAATGAGACACCTGACAAAGTGGTTGATTCTATGAAGAGGGTCGTTGTCAGTGTCCGTCGGATTACGAAAGACTTGGACGAGTCCACGCCCCAGGAAGACGATTTAATTCAGAAACAGGGAAAACTGAAAGCCAGAGTCTCCTCGACCGCAAATGGGCTCATCACGGCATCCAAGAACTTTGCAGCCGGAGCTGGTCTGTCTCCAGTGTCACTGTTGGATGCAGCGGCGTCCAATCTCACAGCCGCTATTGTTGAGCTTCTCCGTGTGGCAAAGATTCGGCCGAGCCCGCCTGGTGAActtgaggatgacgacgatggaaCTATTACTCCAGTCGACTCTGCCAGTTTCTTTTCACCCCGAAGCACTACGCAAGCTTCTACTCAAGGGAGTctgccgccaccaccaccgttCCAGGGACTGGGCGGCGCAGGGGCTCGTGCAAGTGCTGAATCATCAGCGTACAGTCCAATCAGCTCTCCAAGAGAATCAGTTGACCCGTATCCCACAAATGGCCTGAAtggcatgatgatgaatggtggAGGATATGCTGGGTTCGACAGGGGTCCCAATGGATATCACGACAGTCGAGCCGACGACCTCAAG GTCTACTTGGATGACCAAACAGCCCTCCTGGTTTCAGACATACAAAATCTTGTGAGCTGTGTTCGGAGCGATGCGGACATTCGGCAAATCACGACTGAAATTTTATCCATTAATGCGATTGTTGGCAAGATCCTGGGCGAGACACAGACACAAGGCTATGGCAACATGGTCACCAGGCTAGAAGCTGCTCGCGACCGACTTATGGAAGCGAATGAAACTGGTCGAGGATTGGCACAGCCCGGGAATGGCGATCAAGACGAGAGATCATGGCGAATGTGGACACAAACGTTGCCTCCCATTGCGTTTGAGATTGCTCGCGAAACCAAGGAGCTTGTTCAAAGAATTAGCGGGCTCACCTCATCCAGAGGTGCCGATGAGTTTTCCTGA
- a CDS encoding RNA polymerase II subunit A (similar to Metarhizium robertsii ARSEF 23 XP_007816837.1): MEVANGAAEAVAQNGSGDGTVGYKLKFCTVCASNQNRSMEAHLRLSQAEYPVISFGTGSLVRLPGPTITQPNVYQFNKTSYDSMYKELESKDGRLYKANGILNMLDRNRAVKWGPERWQDWAVGIPRLQHSTDKGSEGVEGGVVDVVFTCEERCWDAVIDDLLSRGSPMNRPVHVINVDIKDNHEEAHIGGQGILDLANSLNAAAKEEREAVGAAAFDSGSAASRASFDERVPDIVGAWQERWPNLPSTWTLAWF, from the exons ATGGAAGTTGCTAATGGCGCGGCGGAAGCTGTAGCCCAAAACGGCTCCGGAGACGGTACGGTCGGGTACAAATTGAAATTTTGCACCGTCTGCGCAAGCAATCAAAACAG ATCCATGGAAGCTCATTTGCGATTATCTCAGGCTGAATACCCAGTCATTTCTTTCGGCACGGGATCACTCGTCCGACTACCTGGACCGACTATCACGCAGCCCAACGTGTACCAATTCAACAAGACCTCCTACGATAGCATGTACAAGGAACTCGAATCAAAGGACGGTCGTCTGTACAAGGCCAACGGCATTCTGAATATGCTCGACAGAAATCGCGCCGTGAAATGGGGACCAGAGCGCTGGCAAGACTGGGCCGTGGGCATCCCCAGGCTCCAGCACTCCACTGACAAGGGCAGCGAGGGAGTAGAAGGCGGTGTCGTAGATGTCGTCTTTACTTGCGAAGAGCGCTGTTGGGACGCAGTCATTGACGATCTTCTCAGCAGAGGGTCACCAATGAACCGACCTGTGCACGTGATAAACGTCGATATCAAGGATAAccatgaagaagcacacATTGGTGGTCAGGGAATTTTGGACCTAGCCAACTCGCTCAATGCGGCTGCCAAAGAGGAGCGAGAAGCTGTCGGTGCAGCTGCTTTCGATAGTGGAAGTGCTGCCAGCCGAGCCAGTTTTGATGAGAGAGTGCCCGACATCGTGGGTGCCTGGCAAGAGAGATGGCCAAATTTGCCGTCTACATGGACATTGGCTTGGTTCTAA
- a CDS encoding NAP1-binding protein (similar to Verticillium alfalfae VaMs.102 XP_003005836.1), with translation MTDASSSPVSPPQGSSPPANTNRTSLPPLTTSTPSRRSNLPRPMSHASKSRLSQYSAGSVPSRSRPGSHMFPLFPSTLSYTLVRDFAYPYAHPMHYGPPPEPSGPPSGLTTPASETRRLSDPPASWDQRMPWDSWTSDGFNRGHDIPPIQFGDGPPYSEDEDLQSPVVATRHRKHKSTSAALGHSRGRAGREGDIMNVSNYDSERGYYVGTGGDGSERYYVTHGGEANGPGGEYVTYPPDQARHSHGYHYHQHGHQRESYRSGSENSSSPSSPGYHDADESRYSRDYQFTITSPDEEFHGKAVALFDFVRENENELPLVEGQIIWVSYRHGQGWLVAEDPKTQESGLVPEEYVRLLRDIEGGMNSLTGNLGDGCTSPNEADTPTQAEHTGKERQSSITSTNGYHQPVVSVFSTSSKDLNPYPTEQLGIQAGQTPPQVIHYHGQRGGSQTNTPTISQHHEPGMTRRASQDSTNDGDASSTPVQEHPTSVADQ, from the coding sequence ATGACGGAtgcctcatcctcaccagTCTCGCCGCCGCAGGGCTCGTCCCCTCCAGCAAACACAAACCGCACCTCGCTACCCCCATTGACAACTTCGACTCCTTCGCGCCGAAGCAATCTACCTCGACCAATGTCTCATGCCTCCAAAAGCCGGCTGTCGCAGTACTCAGCGGGATCCGTCCCCTCGAGATCACGACCCGGCTCTCACATGTTTCCTTTGTTTCCTTCTACCCTCTCCTACACGCTGGTGAGGGACTTCGCCTATCCCTACGCTCATCCTATGCACTATGGCCCGCCTCCAGAACCTTCCGGGCCACCATCTGGTCTGACCACACCCGCTAGCGAGACCCGGAGACTGTCCGACCCGCCTGCATCTTGGGATCAGCGAATGCCCTGGGACTCATGGACTTCCGATGGCTTCAACCGCGGCCATGATATACCGCCAATTCAGTTTGGAGATGGACCGCCATATAGCGAAGACGAAGACCTGCAGAGCCCAGTCGTCGCAACTCGCCACCGCAAGCATAAGTCGACATCAGCTGCACTGGGGCACAGCAGAGGTAGGGCTGGCCGAGAAGGAGACATTATGAACGTGTCCAATTACGACAGCGAGAGAGGCTATTACGTTGGAACAGGCGGAGATGGAAGCGAACGGTACTACGTAACCCACGGGGGAGAGGCCAATGGCCCTGGCGGCGAGTATGTCACTTACCCGCCTGATCAGGCGCGACACAGCCATGGGTACCATTATCATCAACACGGCCATCAACGGGAGAGCTATCGATCCGGTTCGGAGAACTCTAgttctccatcttcaccgGGATACCATGACGCAGACGAATCTCGCTATTCCCGAGACTATCAGTTCACCATTACTTCACCCGACGAAGAGTTTCACGGTAAGGCCGTGGCATTATTCGATTTTGTCCGCGAAAATGAGAACGAACTACCATTAGTGGAGGGCCAGATCATTTGGGTTTCATACAGGCACGGACAAGGTTGGCTTGTGGCCGAAGACCCAAAGACCCAGGAGAGTGGACTGGTCCCAGAAGAATATGTTCGACTGCTTCGAGATATTGAAGGTGGTATGAACAGTTTGACGGGCAACCTTGGCGACGGATGTACATCCCCCAACGAGGCTGATACGCCTACGCAGGCGGAACATACCGGCAAAGAGAGGCAATCATCAATCACTTCAACCAACGGATACCACCAACCGGTTGTATCCGTCTTTTCAACGTCCAGCAAGGATTTGAATCCCTATCCAACCGAACAGTTGGGTATTCAAGCCGGACAGACGCCTCCCCAGGTGATCCACTACCACGGGCAACGGGGTGGCAGCCAGACGAACACTCCTACCATCTCGCAACATCACGAGCCGGGAATGACTCGCAGGGCAAGTCAGGATTCAACCAATGACGGCGATGCTAGTTCCACGCCGGTTCAAGAGCACCCAACATCTGTTGCTGATCAGTGA
- a CDS encoding NADH-cytochrome b5 reductase (similar to Metarhizium acridum CQMa 102 XP_007813758.1), with protein sequence MFSRSVSRVAQPLKTQARRYATESGSQGGSNTFLYLAGGAAVAGAGYYYFSGSSSVAAKVKEAVPAKPAFTGGDQGFVSLKLADIEIVNHNTKRLRFELPESDMVSGLQIASAILTKYKGPNDEKATLRPYTPISDEGEKGYLDLLIKKYPNGPMSTHIHDLVPGQRLDFKGPLPKYSWAENKHNHIALIAGGTGITPMYQLCRSIFSNPNDKTKVTLVFGNVTEEDILLRRELAELENTYPQRFRAFYVLDKAPKGWQGGSGFISKDLLKTVLPEPKEENIKLFVCGPPGLMKAISGPKVSPKDQGDLSGSLKDLGYTKEQVYKF encoded by the exons ATGTTTTCCAGATCTGTTTCCCGCGTGGCTCAGCCACTCAAGACT CAAGCTCGCCGATATGCGACAGAGTCAGGATCACAGGGCGGATCCAACACTTTCCTCTACCTTGCGGGTGGTGCTGCTGTCGCCGGCGCTGGTTACTACTACTTCAGCGGAAGCTCCTCTGTCGCCGCAAAGGTGAAGGAGGCTGTCCCTGCCAAGCCAGCGTTTACTGGCGGCGACCAGGGATTCGTTTCCCTGAAGCTGGCTGATATCGAAatcgtcaaccacaacaccaagcgTCTCCGTTTCGAGCTCCCAGAGAGCGACATGGTTTCCGGACTTCAGATTGCCAGTGCCATCCTGACCAAGTACAAGGGTCCCAACGACGAGAAGGCTACTCTTCGACCTTATACTCCCATCAGCGACGAAG GCGAAAAGGGCTATCTTGATCTCTTGATCAAAAAGTACCCCAACGGCCCTATGAGCACGCACATCCACGACTTGGTTCCCGGACAGCGCCTGGACTTCAAGGGCCCTCTGCCCAAGTACTCCTGGGCTGAGAACAAGCACAACCACATTGCCCTCATTGCTGGCGGCACCGGCATCACGCCCATGTACCAGCTCTGCCGatccatcttcagcaaccccaacgacaagaccaaggtcaCCCTTGTGTTCGGCAACGTCACTGAGGAGGACATTCTTCTCCGTCGTGAGCTTGCTGAGCTGGAAAACACATACCCTCAGCGGTTCCGTGCTTTCTATGTCCTGGACAAGGCACCCAAGGGCTGGCAGGGCGGCAGTGGATTCATCTCCAAGGATTTGCTCAAGACTGTGTTGCCTGAGCCCAAGGAGGAGAACATCAagttgtttgtttgtgggCCTCCGGGGTTGATGAAGGCCATTTCTGGCCCCAAGGTTAGCCCCAAGGATCAGGGTGACCTGTCTGGCTCGCTGAAGGATCTTGGCTATACCAAGGAACAGGTCTACAAGTTCTAA